In a single window of the Gossypium hirsutum isolate 1008001.06 chromosome D02, Gossypium_hirsutum_v2.1, whole genome shotgun sequence genome:
- the LOC107908022 gene encoding uncharacterized protein, translated as MQERNQAQQPPLLTAPSEVPPVAPPPLPVIESSKRTPIEKLRKCGSEKFRGEMITVESENLKEIVRIISAFSAQKLMRKGNAVFLAYIIDTWDSESKLEHLSVVNGFVDVFLEKLLGLPPDREVEFVIDVISGTTSLSITPYRMTPVELKELKTQLQELLDKAFIRTSMSHWGAPVLFVKKKYGSLRLCIDYR; from the exons ATGCAAGAAAGAAATCAGGCTCAGCAACCTCCTCTCCTTACTGCACCGTCCGAAGTGCCTCCGGTAGCACCCCCACCTCTTCCGGTGATTGAATCTAGTAAACGTACTCCGATcgaaaaacttagaaaatgtgGGTCTGAAAAATTCCGAG GTGAAATGATTACTGTTGAGTCTGAGAATCTGAAGGAAATTGTTAGAATTATTTCAGCTTTTTCAGCTCAGAAACTAATGCGGAAAGGTAATGCAGTCTTTTTAGCCTACATTATTGATACCTGGGATTCTGAATCAAAGCTAGAACATTTATCAGTTGTTAATGGGTTTGTTGATGTGTTTCTTGAGAAGTTGTTGGGTTTACCACCTGATcgtgaagttgaatttgtaattgatgtAATTTCGGGAACAACTTCGTTATCGATAACACCATATCGTATGACACCAgtcgagttaaaggaattaaagacacagttgcaagagttattgGACAAAGCATTTATCAGAACGAGTATGTCTCATTGGGGTGCAcctgtcttatttgtgaaaaagaaatatggttcTTTGAGACTGTGTATAGACTATAGATAG